A genomic window from Lotus japonicus ecotype B-129 chromosome 1, LjGifu_v1.2 includes:
- the LOC130733668 gene encoding cucumisin-like isoform X2, which translates to MVSLRPCLFILIFTLTITDTYSSNGRKTYIVYMGDHPKGMDPASSPSLHMAMAQKVIGSNSEPRSILHSYKSFNGFVMKLTEEEKERMAEMDEVVSVIPDSKYILHTTKSWDFIGFPQQVTRASMESDIIVGVVDTGIWPESKSFSDEGFGPPPKKWKGSCHNFTCNNKLIGAKYFNIDGSYRKKDIKSPRDPNGHGTHTSSTVAGNLVTASLLGYASGTARGGVPSARVAMYKACWVSGCRQADTLAALDAAIDDGVDVLSLSIGLGGLEYPAYFQTGTNIGSFHAMKRGIFVANSAGNSGPYFYTMTNYPPWMLSVAASTFDRKFVTKVRLGNGVVYEGSTINTFDLKNKMFPLISAGDIPNTAGGFNGSISRYCSENSVDKNAVKGKIVVCDNSVNPEKVGVFNGAAGVIFGAIGPKDLPSIFALPATFLSQGKLRNVQLYIESTRNATATILKSDEVKNTLSPYVAGFSSRGPNPITPNILKPDIAAPGVSVLAAWSPLNSISEFEGDKRKLSYNAICGTSMACPHAAAAAAYVKSFHPNWSPAMIKSALMTTATPMSSALNPEAEFAYGAGQINPVKAVNPGLVYDITEADYIQFLCGDGYTDKMLQPLTHENVSCHGKAQKRAAYNLNLPSFAIYHGNVGVFPRVFRRTVTNVGSAKSTYKATVITPSLLDIQVKPDVLSFTSIGQEKSFSVVIEGALTVKLISATLIWDDGNFQVRSPIVVYGDLPEPPDM; encoded by the exons ATGGTCTCTTTGAGGCCATGCCTTTTCATTCTCATCTTCACTCTGACAATTACTGACACATATTCTAGCAATGGTCGCAAG ACCTACATTGTGTACATGGGTGATCATCCTAAGGGCATGGACCCTGCATCTTCACCTTCTCTTCATATGGCCATGGCTCAAAAAGTTATTGGCAG CAATTCTGAACCAAGATCCATACTTCACAGCTACAAGAGCTTTAATGGATTTGTCATGAAGTTAACAGAAGAGGAGAAAGAAAGAATGGCAG AAATGGACGAGGTTGTCTCCGTTATACCGGACAGCAAATATATTCTTCACACAACAAAATCGTGGGATTTCATAGGATTTCCTCAACAAGTAACAAGAGCAAGTATGGAGAGTGACATAATAGTTGGAGTAGTTGACACTGGAATTTGGCCGGAATCAAAGAGCTTCAGTGACGAAGGATTTGGCCCTCCACCCAAAAAATGGAAGGGATCTTGCCATAACTTCACCTGCAACAA CAAACTAATTGGAGCAAAATACTTCAACATCGATGGATCATATCGGAAAAAAGATATCAAATCTCCTAGAGATCCAAATGGCCACGGGACACATACCTCCTCCACCGTGGCCGGAAACTTAGTCACTGCAAGCTTGCTTGGCTACGCCTCTGGGACGGCCCGCGGAGGAGTTCCGTCGGCTCGTGTCGCGATGTACAAAGCATGTTGGGTAAGCGGTTGCCGCCAGGCAGACACCCTTGCTGCTTTGGATGCAGCAATTGATGATGGTGTTGATGTGCTCTCTCTTTCAATTGGATTGGGTGGACTAGAGTACCCTGCCTATTTTCAAACTGGAACTAACATTGGAAGCTTCCATGCAATGAAAAGAGGCATATTTGTTGCAAATTCTGCTGGTAATTCTGGCCCTTATTTTTACACTATGACAAATTATCCACCATGGATGCTTTCTGTAGCTGCTAGTACTTTTGACAGAAAGTTTGTTACCAAGGTGCGGTTGGGCAATGGTGTTGTTTATGAG GGGTCTACAATTAACACATTTGATCTCAAGAACAAAATGTTTCCTCTGATTTCCGCTGGGGATATACCCAACACTGCTGGTGGATTTAACGGTTCTATATCCAG GTATTGCTCAGAGAACTCTGTGGATAAAAATGCAGTGAAAGGGAAGATCGTTGTGTGTGATAACAGTGTGAATCCTGAGAAAGTTGGGGTTTTCAATGGGGCGGCTGGTGTTATATTTGGAGCAATTGGCCCAAAAGATCTGCCATCAATTTTCGCCCTGCCTGCAACATTCCTTAGTCAAGGGAAACTTAGAAATGTACAATTATACATTGAATCAACAAG AAATGCAACCGCCACAATATTGAAGAGTGATGAAGTCAAAAACACATTATCTCCTTATGTGGCTGGGTTCTCATCAAGAGGTCCAAATCCAATCACTCCAAACATTCTCAAG CCTGATATTGCAGCACCAGGGGTTAGTGTGTTAGCTGCATGGTCTCCACTTAACTCCATTTCAGAATTTGAAGGTGACAAAAGAAAATTGTCTTACAATGCAATCTGTGGCACTTCAATGGCTTGCCCTCATGCTGCGGCCGCAGCTGCGTATGTCAAATCATTTCACCCCAATTGGTCTCCTGCCATGATTAAGTCTGCATTAATGACTACAG CTACTCCAATGAGTTCTGCTCTTAATCCTGAAGCTGAATTCGCGTATGGCGCGGGGCAAATTAATCCTGTTAAGGCAGTAAATCCTGGTTTAGTATATGATATTACTGAAGCAGATTATATCCAGTTCCTATGTGGGGACGGGTATACAGATAAAATGCTCCAACCACTTACACATGAAAATGTTAGTTGCCATGGAAAAGCTCAAAAGAGAGCTGCATATAACTTGAACCTCCCATCATTTGCCATTTATCATGGTAATGTTGGAGTTTTCCCTCGTGTTTTCCGCAGAACAGTTACAAATGTTGGATCAGCAAAATCTACTTATAAAGCCACTGTAATAACTCCATCCTTGTTGGATATTCAAGTGAAACCTGATGTTCTGTCCTTCACATCGATAGGCCAGGAAAAATCATTCTCAGTTGTAATTGAAGGGGCTCTCACTGTGAAATTAATATCTG
- the LOC130733668 gene encoding cucumisin-like isoform X1: MVSLRPCLFILIFTLTITDTYSSNGRKAMHIFQTYIVYMGDHPKGMDPASSPSLHMAMAQKVIGSNSEPRSILHSYKSFNGFVMKLTEEEKERMAEMDEVVSVIPDSKYILHTTKSWDFIGFPQQVTRASMESDIIVGVVDTGIWPESKSFSDEGFGPPPKKWKGSCHNFTCNNKLIGAKYFNIDGSYRKKDIKSPRDPNGHGTHTSSTVAGNLVTASLLGYASGTARGGVPSARVAMYKACWVSGCRQADTLAALDAAIDDGVDVLSLSIGLGGLEYPAYFQTGTNIGSFHAMKRGIFVANSAGNSGPYFYTMTNYPPWMLSVAASTFDRKFVTKVRLGNGVVYEGSTINTFDLKNKMFPLISAGDIPNTAGGFNGSISRYCSENSVDKNAVKGKIVVCDNSVNPEKVGVFNGAAGVIFGAIGPKDLPSIFALPATFLSQGKLRNVQLYIESTRNATATILKSDEVKNTLSPYVAGFSSRGPNPITPNILKPDIAAPGVSVLAAWSPLNSISEFEGDKRKLSYNAICGTSMACPHAAAAAAYVKSFHPNWSPAMIKSALMTTATPMSSALNPEAEFAYGAGQINPVKAVNPGLVYDITEADYIQFLCGDGYTDKMLQPLTHENVSCHGKAQKRAAYNLNLPSFAIYHGNVGVFPRVFRRTVTNVGSAKSTYKATVITPSLLDIQVKPDVLSFTSIGQEKSFSVVIEGALTVKLISATLIWDDGNFQVRSPIVVYGDLPEPPDM; encoded by the exons ATGGTCTCTTTGAGGCCATGCCTTTTCATTCTCATCTTCACTCTGACAATTACTGACACATATTCTAGCAATGGTCGCAAGGCAATGCATATATTTcaa ACCTACATTGTGTACATGGGTGATCATCCTAAGGGCATGGACCCTGCATCTTCACCTTCTCTTCATATGGCCATGGCTCAAAAAGTTATTGGCAG CAATTCTGAACCAAGATCCATACTTCACAGCTACAAGAGCTTTAATGGATTTGTCATGAAGTTAACAGAAGAGGAGAAAGAAAGAATGGCAG AAATGGACGAGGTTGTCTCCGTTATACCGGACAGCAAATATATTCTTCACACAACAAAATCGTGGGATTTCATAGGATTTCCTCAACAAGTAACAAGAGCAAGTATGGAGAGTGACATAATAGTTGGAGTAGTTGACACTGGAATTTGGCCGGAATCAAAGAGCTTCAGTGACGAAGGATTTGGCCCTCCACCCAAAAAATGGAAGGGATCTTGCCATAACTTCACCTGCAACAA CAAACTAATTGGAGCAAAATACTTCAACATCGATGGATCATATCGGAAAAAAGATATCAAATCTCCTAGAGATCCAAATGGCCACGGGACACATACCTCCTCCACCGTGGCCGGAAACTTAGTCACTGCAAGCTTGCTTGGCTACGCCTCTGGGACGGCCCGCGGAGGAGTTCCGTCGGCTCGTGTCGCGATGTACAAAGCATGTTGGGTAAGCGGTTGCCGCCAGGCAGACACCCTTGCTGCTTTGGATGCAGCAATTGATGATGGTGTTGATGTGCTCTCTCTTTCAATTGGATTGGGTGGACTAGAGTACCCTGCCTATTTTCAAACTGGAACTAACATTGGAAGCTTCCATGCAATGAAAAGAGGCATATTTGTTGCAAATTCTGCTGGTAATTCTGGCCCTTATTTTTACACTATGACAAATTATCCACCATGGATGCTTTCTGTAGCTGCTAGTACTTTTGACAGAAAGTTTGTTACCAAGGTGCGGTTGGGCAATGGTGTTGTTTATGAG GGGTCTACAATTAACACATTTGATCTCAAGAACAAAATGTTTCCTCTGATTTCCGCTGGGGATATACCCAACACTGCTGGTGGATTTAACGGTTCTATATCCAG GTATTGCTCAGAGAACTCTGTGGATAAAAATGCAGTGAAAGGGAAGATCGTTGTGTGTGATAACAGTGTGAATCCTGAGAAAGTTGGGGTTTTCAATGGGGCGGCTGGTGTTATATTTGGAGCAATTGGCCCAAAAGATCTGCCATCAATTTTCGCCCTGCCTGCAACATTCCTTAGTCAAGGGAAACTTAGAAATGTACAATTATACATTGAATCAACAAG AAATGCAACCGCCACAATATTGAAGAGTGATGAAGTCAAAAACACATTATCTCCTTATGTGGCTGGGTTCTCATCAAGAGGTCCAAATCCAATCACTCCAAACATTCTCAAG CCTGATATTGCAGCACCAGGGGTTAGTGTGTTAGCTGCATGGTCTCCACTTAACTCCATTTCAGAATTTGAAGGTGACAAAAGAAAATTGTCTTACAATGCAATCTGTGGCACTTCAATGGCTTGCCCTCATGCTGCGGCCGCAGCTGCGTATGTCAAATCATTTCACCCCAATTGGTCTCCTGCCATGATTAAGTCTGCATTAATGACTACAG CTACTCCAATGAGTTCTGCTCTTAATCCTGAAGCTGAATTCGCGTATGGCGCGGGGCAAATTAATCCTGTTAAGGCAGTAAATCCTGGTTTAGTATATGATATTACTGAAGCAGATTATATCCAGTTCCTATGTGGGGACGGGTATACAGATAAAATGCTCCAACCACTTACACATGAAAATGTTAGTTGCCATGGAAAAGCTCAAAAGAGAGCTGCATATAACTTGAACCTCCCATCATTTGCCATTTATCATGGTAATGTTGGAGTTTTCCCTCGTGTTTTCCGCAGAACAGTTACAAATGTTGGATCAGCAAAATCTACTTATAAAGCCACTGTAATAACTCCATCCTTGTTGGATATTCAAGTGAAACCTGATGTTCTGTCCTTCACATCGATAGGCCAGGAAAAATCATTCTCAGTTGTAATTGAAGGGGCTCTCACTGTGAAATTAATATCTG
- the LOC130733668 gene encoding cucumisin-like isoform X3, which produces MGDHPKGMDPASSPSLHMAMAQKVIGSNSEPRSILHSYKSFNGFVMKLTEEEKERMAEMDEVVSVIPDSKYILHTTKSWDFIGFPQQVTRASMESDIIVGVVDTGIWPESKSFSDEGFGPPPKKWKGSCHNFTCNNKLIGAKYFNIDGSYRKKDIKSPRDPNGHGTHTSSTVAGNLVTASLLGYASGTARGGVPSARVAMYKACWVSGCRQADTLAALDAAIDDGVDVLSLSIGLGGLEYPAYFQTGTNIGSFHAMKRGIFVANSAGNSGPYFYTMTNYPPWMLSVAASTFDRKFVTKVRLGNGVVYEGSTINTFDLKNKMFPLISAGDIPNTAGGFNGSISRYCSENSVDKNAVKGKIVVCDNSVNPEKVGVFNGAAGVIFGAIGPKDLPSIFALPATFLSQGKLRNVQLYIESTRNATATILKSDEVKNTLSPYVAGFSSRGPNPITPNILKPDIAAPGVSVLAAWSPLNSISEFEGDKRKLSYNAICGTSMACPHAAAAAAYVKSFHPNWSPAMIKSALMTTATPMSSALNPEAEFAYGAGQINPVKAVNPGLVYDITEADYIQFLCGDGYTDKMLQPLTHENVSCHGKAQKRAAYNLNLPSFAIYHGNVGVFPRVFRRTVTNVGSAKSTYKATVITPSLLDIQVKPDVLSFTSIGQEKSFSVVIEGALTVKLISATLIWDDGNFQVRSPIVVYGDLPEPPDM; this is translated from the exons ATGGGTGATCATCCTAAGGGCATGGACCCTGCATCTTCACCTTCTCTTCATATGGCCATGGCTCAAAAAGTTATTGGCAG CAATTCTGAACCAAGATCCATACTTCACAGCTACAAGAGCTTTAATGGATTTGTCATGAAGTTAACAGAAGAGGAGAAAGAAAGAATGGCAG AAATGGACGAGGTTGTCTCCGTTATACCGGACAGCAAATATATTCTTCACACAACAAAATCGTGGGATTTCATAGGATTTCCTCAACAAGTAACAAGAGCAAGTATGGAGAGTGACATAATAGTTGGAGTAGTTGACACTGGAATTTGGCCGGAATCAAAGAGCTTCAGTGACGAAGGATTTGGCCCTCCACCCAAAAAATGGAAGGGATCTTGCCATAACTTCACCTGCAACAA CAAACTAATTGGAGCAAAATACTTCAACATCGATGGATCATATCGGAAAAAAGATATCAAATCTCCTAGAGATCCAAATGGCCACGGGACACATACCTCCTCCACCGTGGCCGGAAACTTAGTCACTGCAAGCTTGCTTGGCTACGCCTCTGGGACGGCCCGCGGAGGAGTTCCGTCGGCTCGTGTCGCGATGTACAAAGCATGTTGGGTAAGCGGTTGCCGCCAGGCAGACACCCTTGCTGCTTTGGATGCAGCAATTGATGATGGTGTTGATGTGCTCTCTCTTTCAATTGGATTGGGTGGACTAGAGTACCCTGCCTATTTTCAAACTGGAACTAACATTGGAAGCTTCCATGCAATGAAAAGAGGCATATTTGTTGCAAATTCTGCTGGTAATTCTGGCCCTTATTTTTACACTATGACAAATTATCCACCATGGATGCTTTCTGTAGCTGCTAGTACTTTTGACAGAAAGTTTGTTACCAAGGTGCGGTTGGGCAATGGTGTTGTTTATGAG GGGTCTACAATTAACACATTTGATCTCAAGAACAAAATGTTTCCTCTGATTTCCGCTGGGGATATACCCAACACTGCTGGTGGATTTAACGGTTCTATATCCAG GTATTGCTCAGAGAACTCTGTGGATAAAAATGCAGTGAAAGGGAAGATCGTTGTGTGTGATAACAGTGTGAATCCTGAGAAAGTTGGGGTTTTCAATGGGGCGGCTGGTGTTATATTTGGAGCAATTGGCCCAAAAGATCTGCCATCAATTTTCGCCCTGCCTGCAACATTCCTTAGTCAAGGGAAACTTAGAAATGTACAATTATACATTGAATCAACAAG AAATGCAACCGCCACAATATTGAAGAGTGATGAAGTCAAAAACACATTATCTCCTTATGTGGCTGGGTTCTCATCAAGAGGTCCAAATCCAATCACTCCAAACATTCTCAAG CCTGATATTGCAGCACCAGGGGTTAGTGTGTTAGCTGCATGGTCTCCACTTAACTCCATTTCAGAATTTGAAGGTGACAAAAGAAAATTGTCTTACAATGCAATCTGTGGCACTTCAATGGCTTGCCCTCATGCTGCGGCCGCAGCTGCGTATGTCAAATCATTTCACCCCAATTGGTCTCCTGCCATGATTAAGTCTGCATTAATGACTACAG CTACTCCAATGAGTTCTGCTCTTAATCCTGAAGCTGAATTCGCGTATGGCGCGGGGCAAATTAATCCTGTTAAGGCAGTAAATCCTGGTTTAGTATATGATATTACTGAAGCAGATTATATCCAGTTCCTATGTGGGGACGGGTATACAGATAAAATGCTCCAACCACTTACACATGAAAATGTTAGTTGCCATGGAAAAGCTCAAAAGAGAGCTGCATATAACTTGAACCTCCCATCATTTGCCATTTATCATGGTAATGTTGGAGTTTTCCCTCGTGTTTTCCGCAGAACAGTTACAAATGTTGGATCAGCAAAATCTACTTATAAAGCCACTGTAATAACTCCATCCTTGTTGGATATTCAAGTGAAACCTGATGTTCTGTCCTTCACATCGATAGGCCAGGAAAAATCATTCTCAGTTGTAATTGAAGGGGCTCTCACTGTGAAATTAATATCTG